The Candidatus Saccharimonadales bacterium genome includes a region encoding these proteins:
- a CDS encoding AAA family ATPase codes for MSTVSLQLDYHHPRAVKARFGRVMDSKGLQVALWAVTAVTFIGSLAILILLHQSAGWLVAIPGFVCLVLWIWYRQELRSLPVTKGGTIADLLERNLLGKLPAQPSPRVIANALAGTSGFNFMHIRFTIDPGLITNFASEFHDDSSLIWHKALELSEADGIKELTSAAVTAAIVLSLPNVEKYLAELKVDPDDLRLGVAWYTHIKRIFEDTRNPINGGVARDWAFGFTPLLDRFGYSITMRVEHDRAISRDLANRRPLVDQIVDVLVSGRRNATLVGGVGSGRSMLVSMLAEELINPRSTTPKSLKYNRVIGLDPGVLIANAGGRGELENLVQQIFAEAFYAKNIILFLDNADLFLEEGTGSVNLSNILMQALEGGALRIILAMDDQCWLRVNQTNPSLGRLFNRISVEPLSKDATMRIMEDYLLSVEYQAKVTYLYQALEQIYSLSERYIADQVMPGRALKLLEAAAHHPENGYITAESVQQTIEANYNIKVGTAHTEDERETLLNLEDLIHRRMVNQSRAVQVVASALRRARAGVRNPNRPIGTFLFLGPTGVGKTELAKSLAAAYFGGEDRLIRIDLNEFVRSDDLIRLIADGATDPKSLAAQVSKQPFSVVLLDEIEKAHTDVMSALLQVLDEGILRDKNNREVSFRDAIIVATSNAGAAAIRAHIEKGEEIVQFESSFVDELINSNQFRPEFLNRFDEIVLFRPLTEAELVQVVDLNLAQINKTLAVQKMSVSLTPEAKQWMAKQGYDPRLGARPLRRVMQRTVEDVIAKRVLAGQIESGDKVTLDVADLQ; via the coding sequence ATGAGTACCGTCAGCCTCCAGCTTGACTATCACCACCCTCGAGCAGTAAAGGCCCGTTTCGGTCGCGTTATGGATAGCAAGGGTCTTCAAGTGGCTCTCTGGGCGGTCACGGCCGTTACCTTCATAGGCTCTTTGGCTATCCTTATTCTGCTTCACCAATCGGCGGGTTGGCTGGTAGCTATTCCGGGCTTTGTCTGCCTCGTCCTCTGGATATGGTATCGGCAAGAGCTTAGGTCGCTGCCTGTTACTAAAGGAGGGACGATCGCCGACCTTCTTGAAAGAAATCTACTCGGGAAGCTTCCTGCCCAACCATCACCACGAGTAATCGCTAACGCTCTTGCTGGTACCAGTGGTTTCAACTTTATGCATATTCGCTTCACCATCGATCCCGGATTGATCACCAACTTTGCCAGCGAATTTCATGACGATTCATCGCTAATCTGGCATAAAGCCCTCGAGCTCTCAGAGGCTGACGGCATTAAAGAGTTAACTAGTGCGGCAGTCACTGCCGCCATCGTCCTTTCCCTGCCCAATGTCGAAAAGTACTTAGCTGAACTCAAAGTTGATCCTGATGACTTACGGCTAGGAGTGGCCTGGTACACCCATATCAAGCGGATCTTTGAAGATACCAGGAACCCGATCAATGGCGGGGTTGCCCGTGATTGGGCCTTTGGCTTTACGCCGCTGCTTGACCGGTTCGGTTATAGCATCACCATGCGGGTAGAGCACGATAGGGCCATCTCCCGCGATCTCGCCAATCGACGACCACTCGTCGATCAAATAGTCGATGTCCTCGTCAGCGGCCGGCGAAACGCAACCCTTGTTGGCGGTGTGGGGTCGGGTCGCAGCATGCTCGTCTCGATGCTCGCTGAAGAACTGATCAACCCACGATCGACGACACCGAAGTCACTGAAATACAACAGAGTCATCGGCCTCGACCCTGGTGTCCTGATTGCCAACGCCGGAGGTAGGGGAGAACTTGAGAACCTTGTTCAACAGATCTTCGCAGAGGCTTTCTATGCCAAGAATATCATTCTGTTTCTGGACAACGCTGATCTCTTTCTTGAAGAGGGCACAGGCTCGGTTAACTTATCCAATATTCTGATGCAGGCTCTCGAAGGTGGAGCACTTCGCATTATTCTGGCAATGGACGACCAGTGCTGGCTGCGGGTTAACCAGACCAACCCAAGTCTCGGTCGCCTCTTTAACCGGATCAGTGTCGAGCCGCTCTCTAAGGATGCCACTATGAGGATCATGGAAGACTATCTATTATCTGTCGAATACCAGGCCAAAGTGACCTATCTCTATCAGGCACTCGAGCAGATCTACAGTTTGAGTGAACGTTATATTGCTGACCAAGTGATGCCGGGTCGGGCCCTGAAACTGCTGGAGGCAGCTGCCCATCATCCCGAGAACGGCTATATCACGGCTGAATCGGTTCAGCAGACTATAGAGGCGAACTACAATATTAAAGTAGGTACGGCCCACACAGAAGACGAGCGTGAAACACTGCTCAACCTAGAAGATCTAATCCATCGGCGAATGGTCAACCAATCTCGTGCTGTTCAGGTTGTTGCCAGCGCTCTGCGAAGAGCTCGAGCCGGTGTCCGTAACCCGAACCGGCCGATTGGCACTTTCCTGTTCCTCGGCCCGACTGGCGTTGGTAAGACCGAACTGGCCAAATCGCTGGCTGCGGCCTACTTTGGCGGCGAGGATAGGCTGATCCGTATTGACCTTAACGAATTCGTCCGCTCGGACGATCTAATTCGACTTATTGCTGACGGTGCTACGGATCCTAAGTCTTTGGCCGCTCAGGTCTCTAAGCAGCCATTCAGCGTTGTCTTGTTGGACGAGATAGAGAAAGCGCACACCGATGTCATGAGCGCCTTGTTGCAGGTACTCGATGAGGGCATATTGCGTGATAAGAATAACCGTGAGGTCTCCTTCCGAGATGCCATTATAGTTGCAACGAGCAACGCCGGGGCTGCGGCAATACGGGCACATATCGAGAAGGGTGAAGAGATCGTCCAGTTTGAATCATCGTTCGTTGATGAGCTGATTAATAGCAATCAGTTCCGTCCTGAGTTCCTCAACCGTTTTGATGAGATTGTACTCTTCAGGCCGCTGACCGAGGCAGAACTTGTCCAAGTTGTCGACCTTAACCTGGCACAGATCAACAAGACGTTGGCTGTTCAGAAGATGAGCGTCTCGCTAACACCTGAGGCTAAACAGTGGATGGCCAAGCAAGGCTATGACCCGCGACTCGGGGCTCGACCACTCCGCCGGGTCATGCAGCGAACGGTAGAGGACGTTATTGCTAAACGGGTACTAGCCGGTCAGATAGAGAGCGGCGACAAAGTCACCCTCGATGTAGCCGATCTCCAGTAG
- a CDS encoding 4'-phosphopantetheinyl transferase superfamily protein — MIGIDLVFVPEFEQQLKAGGETFMRKAFRVSEPLSDKAEHLAGMWAAKEAVMKAATVQPDKWTDIVISHDSEGRPHAHINERVFEISIAHHGDYAVAVAQEINI; from the coding sequence ATGATTGGCATAGATTTAGTGTTCGTTCCTGAGTTTGAACAGCAACTTAAGGCAGGCGGGGAGACATTTATGCGTAAGGCTTTTCGAGTATCCGAGCCACTCAGTGATAAGGCCGAGCATCTGGCAGGTATGTGGGCGGCCAAAGAAGCGGTTATGAAAGCGGCGACCGTTCAGCCAGATAAGTGGACCGACATAGTTATCAGCCACGATAGCGAGGGCAGGCCGCATGCCCATATCAACGAGAGGGTATTTGAGATCTCAATCGCCCATCACGGCGATTACGCAGTGGCCGTAGCCCAAGAGATCAACATATGA
- a CDS encoding ATP-binding protein, producing MAFFGAMVLLIFAPLMPYLARPHYHLADGSGEYAASNVIGEFNAVGGAFSNFIEPTNQYGMGPNDIVVDTSNHRLFIDDGSNSRILVYNLDNNNNLVSTIPNYVLGEPDLTTETNSFTNQPVTQSSIACSNAMAFDSVNDRLFVADECDSRVLVFDFAGGISNNMNASYVLGQSNFTTGNTDLGNTESDSQTNILDPQALAYDTSSQQLFVADYNGSRLLIFNLSSGISDNMPASNVLGEPDYTTHVNLASPTINGSVTLDPNGVAYDLANKLLYVSDAQSDGIASISGGRVLVYNLSSGITNGMAASHVLGQPNTSGDTHALTQSGMNTPGHLLLDTATDQLFVSDFGNARDTVFDLGGGISDGMNASFVLGEPNFTTANTTDTTINSTTYWEPNGFGYDPGNKRLYLSDNDSRVLTLDLSSGVSNDMAPTSVLGQTDFNGNPTYTSAGFNDKGHFLNEFADQPNGTYVDTVHHLLYVADAGFDRVMVYQLDNNDNLASPPVASYVLGQPDFTTTASTSASQTTITCPSGITGDPNRNLLFVADACSDRVLVYDLSNGISDGMPAKYVIGQTTWTGSGSGDTQTTLNDPYAGIAYDPNTDYLYVGDVSNNRVMVYNTSTGSLSTGMGASYVIGQTNYTNNVTGTSQSTFSSSGSLDGLAIDTQNDELFVADAGSANRVLVFNTAAIGSGMLASHVLGEPNFTSTTSTAGTPPPKANQFIPFGLAYDQVNQRLFVEDEASSRILGFDLSGGITDNANANEVIGQPNLTTYNAMNIPSKYDMDLPYGLTDAYDTTSNQLYVSDQEDGRVLIFGFANLVPINTSPTVGTNYSQVLGDQTQGAVSYSLLSGSPPTGLSFNSGTGQLSGTVTTPGTYSFTVKITDNNGSIGTYTDTHTYNVTVSQSGGGGGGGGTGGGTGGGSGGGTGSGGSGSGGTSTPSGPSKPPTTILTSSPPTTSIPTAPQPKHTKATEQSTVIDLDKQKDFTDGSGYTHTSRMGQATVYQLCLPDNSATSNTCAQSPASSSSETTYSLTVAKISTSGGTSMATISVNPASLNNQTVTFTPGQTRLLDLNNSGHNNVGVEAVNISSSTGAVTLKFWKLASFKAPLPLLTRVANQIVKILPHAIIYAFPYILFVMLGIYTLMVFYQSAKEIREYARLESLLSRARGVNEMKKTFIELASHYLRTPMTLLTGGVDLSKSLGGVDTKIIPVLQAATQDMHTKIEQLLSDAQATSQGPSTFEPSMNKEDIKFSYLIKQRGFMLPLVMLGIIWIAFNYLMSHATTFTVSQVGIALQAIVFAVIILALYQVHRNRFLRRRDTALLKQVVDKEASLGVARDSLINHAVSALKGDLAKIHSAISGNDSPAVKAISNGEQRLQALVDKFIVASRLHGYMSHEPYKQTSFSSVLTGAFRGMKDKVSQKELHFQAPQDMHVDLQEPGLFTYVLNGVIDNAVSYSPEKGTIEVGTSFQSGKLTVSVHDQGDGISKEKLARLFQPFTKSEGAEVFNHEGMGFSLYLDKLILTYLGGDIILDSRTGHGTTVSVSVPTQPAVT from the coding sequence TTGGCTTTTTTTGGAGCGATGGTTCTTCTTATCTTTGCTCCACTTATGCCATACCTTGCACGCCCCCATTATCATCTAGCTGACGGTTCAGGTGAATATGCGGCCAGCAATGTAATCGGCGAATTTAATGCAGTCGGGGGCGCCTTCTCGAACTTTATCGAACCAACCAACCAATACGGGATGGGTCCCAACGATATCGTCGTGGACACATCTAATCACCGTCTCTTTATTGATGACGGCAGCAACTCACGAATCCTCGTCTATAATCTTGATAACAACAACAATCTTGTAAGTACGATCCCGAATTATGTTCTCGGTGAGCCTGACTTAACGACCGAGACGAACAGCTTCACCAACCAGCCTGTCACTCAGAGTAGTATCGCCTGTAGCAATGCGATGGCTTTCGACTCAGTCAACGATAGGCTCTTTGTGGCTGATGAGTGCGACAGCCGTGTCCTCGTCTTCGATTTCGCAGGCGGGATTAGCAATAATATGAACGCCAGTTACGTGCTTGGCCAGTCGAACTTTACAACAGGTAATACCGATCTGGGTAATACGGAATCCGACTCGCAGACAAATATTCTAGACCCACAAGCGCTCGCCTATGACACGTCTAGCCAGCAACTCTTTGTAGCCGACTACAATGGTTCTCGTCTCCTTATCTTTAACCTCTCCAGCGGGATTAGCGACAATATGCCTGCCAGTAACGTTCTCGGTGAGCCCGACTATACGACACACGTCAACTTGGCTTCGCCGACGATTAACGGGAGTGTCACCCTTGATCCAAACGGTGTTGCGTACGATTTAGCGAACAAACTTCTCTATGTCAGTGATGCTCAATCTGACGGGATAGCCAGCATATCAGGAGGTCGTGTTCTCGTGTATAACCTCTCCAGCGGAATTACTAACGGTATGGCGGCCAGTCATGTCTTGGGCCAACCTAACACCTCAGGTGATACGCATGCACTCACCCAGAGCGGGATGAACACGCCAGGTCACCTGTTGCTGGATACGGCGACAGACCAGCTCTTTGTTTCGGACTTCGGTAATGCCCGTGATACGGTCTTTGACCTCGGCGGCGGGATATCAGACGGCATGAACGCTAGCTTTGTTCTCGGGGAGCCAAATTTCACGACCGCCAACACGACCGATACAACTATCAATAGCACAACATACTGGGAGCCAAACGGTTTTGGTTATGATCCAGGAAACAAACGACTCTATCTAAGCGATAACGACTCTCGTGTTTTGACACTTGATCTCTCTAGTGGTGTTTCAAATGATATGGCTCCAACGAGCGTCCTTGGCCAGACCGACTTTAATGGCAATCCAACATATACGAGTGCAGGCTTTAACGATAAGGGTCACTTCTTAAACGAGTTTGCCGATCAGCCAAATGGTACCTATGTCGATACTGTGCATCACCTTCTGTATGTGGCAGATGCCGGTTTTGATCGGGTTATGGTATACCAGCTTGATAACAACGACAACCTGGCCAGCCCTCCAGTTGCTAGTTACGTCTTAGGTCAACCAGACTTTACAACTACCGCATCCACAAGCGCAAGTCAGACTACTATAACCTGTCCGTCCGGAATCACGGGCGACCCGAATCGTAATCTGCTCTTTGTCGCTGACGCGTGCTCCGATCGTGTCCTTGTGTACGATCTCTCTAACGGTATATCCGACGGAATGCCGGCTAAGTATGTCATCGGCCAGACGACTTGGACAGGAAGTGGAAGTGGCGACACTCAGACCACCCTCAACGATCCATACGCAGGAATAGCTTATGACCCGAATACAGACTACCTCTACGTTGGGGATGTATCTAACAATCGTGTCATGGTCTACAACACCAGTACCGGTTCGTTATCCACAGGGATGGGGGCCAGTTACGTCATCGGCCAGACGAACTATACCAATAATGTGACTGGGACGTCCCAGAGTACCTTCAGCAGTAGTGGGAGCCTGGACGGACTCGCCATCGATACGCAAAACGATGAACTGTTCGTGGCTGATGCCGGATCGGCGAACAGAGTGCTCGTCTTTAATACTGCTGCGATCGGCAGTGGGATGCTGGCTAGTCATGTACTTGGGGAGCCTAACTTTACGAGTACGACCTCGACCGCAGGGACGCCACCTCCGAAAGCAAACCAGTTCATTCCCTTTGGACTTGCATATGACCAAGTAAATCAACGCCTATTCGTCGAGGACGAAGCAAGCTCACGTATTCTCGGTTTCGATCTCTCAGGGGGCATCACAGACAACGCAAACGCAAACGAAGTCATCGGCCAACCAAATCTGACTACCTACAATGCGATGAATATACCTAGCAAGTACGATATGGATCTGCCCTATGGACTGACGGACGCATACGATACAACATCGAATCAGCTCTATGTCTCTGATCAAGAGGATGGTCGAGTGTTGATTTTCGGCTTTGCGAATCTAGTACCTATCAATACCAGTCCGACGGTTGGCACTAATTATTCACAGGTGCTCGGCGATCAGACACAGGGTGCGGTGAGTTACTCGTTACTCTCAGGTTCACCGCCGACCGGACTATCTTTTAACTCGGGCACGGGGCAGTTGAGTGGTACGGTCACGACACCCGGCACGTATAGCTTCACAGTTAAGATCACTGACAATAACGGATCCATCGGTACATACACTGATACCCATACTTACAACGTCACGGTCAGCCAAAGTGGTGGAGGTGGAGGAGGTGGTGGCACCGGGGGAGGAACCGGCGGCGGAAGTGGTGGTGGAACTGGAAGCGGGGGCTCCGGCTCCGGTGGTACATCGACACCGAGCGGCCCATCAAAGCCGCCCACTACTATCCTGACATCAAGCCCTCCGACGACATCTATACCGACCGCCCCTCAGCCGAAGCATACGAAGGCAACTGAGCAGAGCACTGTAATCGATCTTGATAAGCAGAAAGACTTTACCGACGGCTCAGGCTATACCCATACCTCAAGAATGGGGCAGGCTACAGTTTACCAGCTCTGTCTACCCGATAACTCTGCCACTTCGAACACCTGCGCTCAGTCTCCGGCCTCGAGTAGTTCTGAAACTACGTACAGCTTAACAGTTGCGAAAATTTCGACTAGTGGCGGTACGTCGATGGCAACGATTAGCGTTAACCCAGCCTCATTGAATAATCAGACAGTCACATTTACGCCTGGCCAAACAAGACTCCTTGATCTCAATAATAGTGGACACAACAATGTTGGAGTCGAAGCGGTCAACATCTCGTCTTCGACCGGCGCGGTGACCCTCAAATTCTGGAAACTGGCTAGCTTCAAGGCCCCTCTGCCGCTCTTGACTCGTGTGGCCAACCAGATCGTCAAGATACTGCCACACGCAATCATCTATGCCTTCCCTTATATTCTCTTTGTCATGCTCGGGATCTACACGCTCATGGTCTTCTATCAATCGGCCAAAGAAATACGTGAGTATGCACGCCTTGAAAGTCTACTTAGTAGGGCTCGTGGCGTTAACGAGATGAAGAAGACTTTTATCGAGCTGGCTTCACACTACCTGCGTACGCCAATGACGCTTCTGACAGGTGGGGTCGATCTATCTAAATCATTAGGAGGCGTAGATACGAAGATCATCCCCGTACTACAAGCAGCGACACAAGATATGCATACAAAGATCGAACAACTTCTGTCAGATGCCCAAGCTACAAGCCAAGGGCCATCCACTTTTGAGCCGAGTATGAATAAAGAAGATATCAAGTTCTCGTATCTCATTAAGCAGCGTGGCTTTATGCTGCCGCTCGTAATGTTGGGTATAATCTGGATTGCCTTTAACTATTTAATGTCTCATGCGACTACCTTTACGGTAAGTCAGGTAGGCATTGCCTTGCAGGCTATCGTCTTCGCCGTCATCATCCTTGCCCTCTACCAAGTACATCGCAACCGCTTCCTCAGAAGGCGGGATACGGCACTGCTGAAACAAGTAGTCGACAAGGAAGCTTCTCTCGGCGTCGCTCGTGATAGTCTGATCAATCATGCCGTATCGGCGCTTAAAGGGGATCTTGCTAAAATCCACTCTGCTATAAGCGGTAATGACTCTCCTGCCGTGAAGGCGATTTCCAACGGTGAACAGCGGCTTCAGGCGCTCGTTGATAAATTCATTGTTGCTTCTAGGCTTCATGGTTATATGAGTCACGAACCATATAAGCAGACCTCATTTAGCAGCGTCCTAACCGGTGCATTTAGAGGCATGAAGGATAAGGTCTCACAGAAAGAACTACACTTCCAGGCTCCGCAGGATATGCATGTCGACCTTCAAGAACCGGGCCTCTTTACCTACGTCTTAAATGGGGTTATCGATAATGCTGTTTCGTATAGTCCCGAGAAAGGAACGATTGAGGTAGGCACCTCGTTCCAGTCTGGCAAGCTAACAGTTTCGGTGCATGACCAAGGTGACGGAATCTCGAAGGAAAAACTTGCTCGTCTGTTCCAACCGTTCACAAAGAGCGAAGGCGCCGAGGTCTTTAACCATGAGGGAATGGGCTTCAGTCTCTATCTCGATAAACTTATCCTGACTTACTTAGGGGGTGATATCATCCTTGATTCGCGCACAGGTCATGGCACGACCGTATCAGTGTCTGTTCCCACGCAACCGGCTGTTACGTAG
- a CDS encoding NAD-dependent epimerase/dehydratase family protein: protein MNILVLGGDGFCGWPTALHLSKLGHDVTIVDNLSRRQIDVVLEVESLTPIANMSTRLSAWRKISGKRIGFDILDLATEYDKLVGYLKSHKPDAIVHFAEQRSAPYSMKSPSTKRYTVNNNVNATHNLLCALVESNSDAHVVHLGTMGVYGYGWSGSAPIPEGYLDVKVETPEGEITRNILHPANPGSVYHMTKTLDQLMFAFYAKNDELRITDLHQGIVWGTQTPETVLDERL, encoded by the coding sequence ATGAACATATTAGTCTTAGGAGGTGACGGTTTCTGTGGTTGGCCCACCGCACTACACCTATCAAAGCTCGGCCATGACGTCACTATCGTCGACAATCTAAGCCGTCGACAGATCGATGTCGTGCTCGAGGTTGAGTCGTTAACGCCGATCGCTAACATGAGTACACGCCTGTCGGCATGGCGGAAAATCTCAGGCAAGAGAATCGGTTTTGACATACTCGATCTGGCTACAGAGTACGATAAGCTGGTTGGCTACCTTAAGTCACACAAACCAGATGCCATCGTCCACTTCGCTGAGCAGCGCTCGGCCCCATACTCGATGAAGAGCCCCTCGACTAAGCGTTACACGGTCAATAATAACGTTAACGCCACTCACAACCTCTTGTGTGCACTTGTTGAAAGCAATTCAGATGCTCATGTCGTCCACCTTGGCACCATGGGAGTCTACGGCTATGGTTGGTCAGGTAGCGCTCCAATACCTGAAGGCTACTTAGATGTCAAAGTCGAAACACCAGAGGGTGAGATAACCCGTAATATTCTCCATCCTGCCAATCCTGGTTCTGTCTACCACATGACCAAGACACTCGACCAGCTGATGTTTGCTTTCTATGCCAAGAATGACGAGCTGCGAATTACCGATCTTCACCAGGGTATAGTGTGGGGTACTCAGACGCCTGAGACGGTCCTTGATGAGCGCCTC
- a CDS encoding AMP-binding protein → MSYRHFGDFVSSMWAFNNRLALTIRPFLKIERTTYADLRKQSYQVAHYLISLGLKHGDRLMIVAPNSPDWVKLFLGAQLIGVVVVPVDVASTPETILNYASQTEPKFIFRSKHLHSGLDKKHRTVILDELREQIEKQSTIAPKTSISGDDLAVIVFTSGTTADPKGVMLTQRNILSNVEGVQRALTIDSDWRLLSVLPLSHMYELTGGCLAVLSSGASIFYIPRVTPAAIARGLQEYHVTVIAAIPQLLILLLERIKQTAAETGQAKSLAFAFKLAEVLPLPARRALFHKVHERLGGALEMVVTGGAPIPESVARAWELMGVITLQGYGLTETAPILTVNHQNDRRSGSAGMPLDNVRVRIAGDGEIQAKGPNIFKGYWNNQKATKEVLSKDGWFRTGDVGNLEDGWLRIQGRLKFAIVLSNGLKVFPEDIEAVTAKRPELGDVCIVGISTPDGEQVQAIVTSSRSDRAITTLIAEVNEHLASFQHIAGWRRWPDKDFPRTRLLKIDRKLVQRWANQTRESKSKESAADKNQDQLIRVLRMSLDKPAARIKESDRLADIGLDSLRRLNVVALVEEQMGISISESSVTQTTTVAALRRLVSKGTAVEPVAKRPDWPYEPLPRSTGDVFREIFIRTLLGTFVSVRVEGREHLKGLEGPVIFIFNHVDNLDAMLTYQVIPNRFRRHLSTAQADDFMKAHKVAALFGRLCYGSFNMARHEPYMPSLSYIGTLADKGWSVLIAPEGKISKNGKQQPFKSGAGLLAVELEMPVVIVKSIGLYGTMPLHAKWPKRHSKVTVRISEPVMFGHGQDYDKATRQLEQMMKDL, encoded by the coding sequence ATGAGCTACCGACATTTTGGTGACTTTGTTAGTAGCATGTGGGCTTTTAACAACCGCTTGGCCCTGACTATCCGACCGTTTCTTAAGATCGAGCGAACGACGTATGCCGACTTGCGAAAGCAGTCATACCAAGTTGCCCACTACCTCATTTCACTTGGATTGAAGCATGGCGATCGCCTTATGATTGTCGCCCCCAATTCGCCTGACTGGGTCAAGCTTTTCCTGGGGGCCCAGCTGATCGGTGTAGTCGTGGTGCCCGTTGATGTCGCAAGCACACCCGAGACTATCTTGAACTATGCCAGCCAGACCGAACCAAAATTTATCTTCAGAAGTAAGCATCTCCACTCCGGCTTAGATAAGAAGCATAGAACAGTCATCCTCGATGAACTGAGGGAACAGATTGAGAAACAATCTACAATTGCGCCAAAAACGTCTATCTCCGGAGATGACTTAGCGGTCATCGTCTTTACTTCGGGAACCACCGCCGATCCGAAGGGTGTCATGCTAACTCAGCGCAATATTCTAAGTAATGTTGAGGGTGTTCAGCGCGCCTTAACTATCGACTCCGACTGGCGGTTACTGTCGGTGCTACCCTTATCACATATGTACGAACTGACGGGTGGTTGTCTGGCGGTGCTCTCATCAGGAGCCAGCATATTCTATATCCCCCGCGTCACACCCGCCGCCATAGCCAGAGGCCTGCAGGAGTATCACGTAACAGTCATAGCCGCCATTCCCCAACTTCTCATACTTCTACTTGAGCGAATTAAGCAGACTGCTGCCGAGACTGGCCAGGCTAAATCGCTGGCATTTGCTTTTAAGCTTGCTGAGGTGTTGCCGCTACCTGCCAGGCGGGCGCTCTTTCACAAAGTACACGAACGACTCGGTGGTGCATTGGAGATGGTTGTGACCGGCGGTGCACCGATACCCGAGAGCGTAGCCAGAGCTTGGGAGCTCATGGGAGTCATCACGCTGCAGGGCTACGGTTTGACTGAGACTGCCCCGATCCTGACCGTTAACCACCAGAACGATCGTCGATCTGGTTCGGCTGGCATGCCGCTCGATAATGTCCGCGTACGGATTGCCGGTGACGGAGAGATCCAGGCTAAGGGCCCGAATATCTTCAAGGGATATTGGAACAACCAAAAAGCCACTAAAGAAGTTCTCAGTAAGGACGGGTGGTTCCGAACAGGCGATGTCGGCAACCTTGAAGACGGTTGGCTGCGCATTCAGGGGCGTCTGAAGTTTGCCATCGTTCTGAGCAATGGGCTCAAAGTCTTTCCCGAGGATATTGAAGCCGTCACGGCCAAACGTCCTGAGCTCGGAGACGTCTGTATCGTCGGCATATCGACCCCAGATGGTGAGCAGGTACAAGCAATCGTAACGTCGAGCCGTTCTGATAGAGCCATAACCACCCTTATAGCAGAGGTGAACGAACATCTGGCTTCGTTCCAGCATATTGCGGGCTGGCGACGATGGCCCGATAAGGACTTCCCGCGGACCAGACTACTCAAGATTGATCGCAAGCTGGTTCAGAGATGGGCCAACCAGACTCGGGAAAGCAAGTCGAAAGAGTCGGCAGCTGACAAGAACCAGGATCAGCTTATCCGCGTATTGAGGATGAGTCTCGATAAGCCGGCAGCCCGAATCAAAGAGAGCGATAGGTTAGCCGATATCGGTCTCGACTCACTGCGCCGGTTGAACGTTGTCGCTCTGGTAGAAGAACAGATGGGGATAAGTATCTCCGAATCTTCCGTGACCCAGACGACTACAGTAGCGGCCTTGCGTCGTCTTGTTTCAAAGGGAACCGCCGTTGAGCCGGTCGCCAAACGACCCGACTGGCCCTATGAGCCTCTGCCCAGAAGCACTGGTGATGTTTTTCGGGAGATATTTATTCGAACTCTTCTGGGGACATTTGTGTCTGTCCGTGTCGAGGGTCGCGAGCACCTTAAGGGTCTCGAAGGGCCTGTTATCTTTATCTTCAACCACGTCGATAACCTTGATGCTATGCTCACCTACCAGGTCATCCCGAATCGATTCCGGCGCCACCTGAGTACTGCGCAGGCCGACGACTTTATGAAAGCACATAAAGTAGCAGCGTTATTCGGCAGGCTCTGTTATGGAAGCTTCAATATGGCCAGGCACGAACCTTACATGCCAAGCCTGAGCTACATTGGAACTCTTGCCGATAAGGGCTGGAGCGTTCTCATCGCACCAGAAGGAAAGATAAGTAAGAACGGCAAGCAGCAGCCATTCAAATCAGGAGCAGGTCTTTTGGCGGTCGAATTAGAGATGCCCGTTGTTATCGTCAAAAGTATCGGACTGTATGGGACGATGCCTCTTCACGCCAAATGGCCAAAACGCCACAGTAAAGTCACCGTCAGAATTTCCGAGCCAGTGATGTTCGGGCACGGGCAAGATTACGATAAAGCCACACGCCAGCTCGAACAGATGATGAAAGATCTCTAA